A portion of the Longimicrobium sp. genome contains these proteins:
- a CDS encoding S8 family peptidase, translated as MRRPCLLLVFPVLLAACQDAPPPSAAEPRAAPLFSHAGAPAGAYVVVLRRGTDARSVAAAAGASPSHVYAAALSGFAATLTDAQVSALRHHPDVAFVEADAPGRIATTQSNATWGLDRIDQRDLPLSTTYTYTATGATVNVYVLDTGIRRTHVEFAPAGRAAYIPNGSNGDFVGDKQGRQFGALDCNGHGTQVAGVAGGVTWGVAKQVKLWAGRVMNCSGGGRASYALAAIDWLTANAVRPAVVNMSLRYGDVQSVRAAVDASVAAGLNYVVAAGNGGDGNVPIDACTEAPAGAANAITVGATDRNDVEGFFSNYGPCVDLLAPGVDITTADDDSDTDQVTTLGTSVAAPYATGVAALYLQANPSATPAQVRAALTAAATPGRITFHAQSTAGGTPNLLLFTSY; from the coding sequence ATGCGCCGTCCCTGTCTTCTCCTCGTCTTTCCCGTCTTGCTGGCGGCCTGCCAGGACGCGCCGCCGCCCTCCGCCGCCGAGCCGCGCGCGGCACCGCTGTTCTCGCACGCCGGTGCGCCGGCGGGCGCGTACGTCGTGGTGCTCCGGCGCGGCACCGACGCGCGGAGCGTCGCGGCGGCCGCCGGCGCGTCGCCGAGCCACGTCTATGCCGCCGCGCTGAGCGGCTTCGCCGCCACGCTGACGGACGCCCAGGTGAGCGCGCTGCGCCATCACCCCGACGTGGCGTTCGTGGAGGCGGACGCGCCGGGGCGCATCGCCACGACCCAGAGCAACGCCACCTGGGGGCTGGACCGCATCGACCAGCGCGACCTCCCGCTCAGCACCACCTACACCTACACGGCGACGGGCGCGACGGTGAACGTCTACGTGCTGGACACCGGCATCCGCAGGACGCACGTGGAGTTCGCCCCCGCCGGCCGCGCCGCGTACATCCCCAACGGCAGCAACGGCGACTTCGTGGGAGACAAGCAAGGGAGGCAGTTCGGCGCGCTGGATTGCAACGGCCACGGAACGCAGGTGGCGGGCGTCGCCGGCGGGGTGACGTGGGGCGTGGCCAAGCAGGTGAAGCTCTGGGCCGGCCGGGTGATGAACTGCTCCGGCGGCGGGAGGGCTTCGTACGCCCTCGCCGCCATCGACTGGCTCACGGCGAACGCCGTCCGCCCCGCGGTGGTGAACATGAGCCTGCGCTACGGCGACGTGCAGTCGGTCCGGGCCGCGGTGGACGCCTCGGTGGCGGCCGGCCTGAACTACGTCGTGGCGGCGGGCAACGGAGGCGACGGGAACGTACCGATCGACGCCTGCACGGAAGCCCCGGCGGGCGCCGCGAACGCAATCACCGTGGGCGCCACGGACCGGAACGACGTGGAAGGCTTCTTCTCCAACTACGGCCCGTGCGTGGACCTGCTCGCCCCCGGCGTGGACATCACCACCGCCGACGATGACAGCGACACCGACCAGGTGACCACCCTCGGCACCTCGGTGGCGGCGCCGTACGCGACGGGGGTCGCGGCCCTGTACCTCCAGGCGAATCCCTCGGCGACCCCGGCCCAGGTGCGCGCCGCCCTGACGGCGGCCGCCACGCCCGGCCGCATCACCTTCCACGCGCAGAGCACCGCCGGCGGCACCCCCAACCTCCTCCTCTTCACCAGCTACTGA
- a CDS encoding protein kinase translates to MQAPVEPSPPQAPELRDRLQAVLRERYAVECELGRGGMGTVFLARDLKHDRPVAIKVLHPELATALGAKRFLTEIRLAANLAHPHIVPVFESGEAAGLLFYVMQYVEGESLRDRLERDGPLPVEEAVRIALDVAEALAFAHGREVVHRDIKPENILLAGHGHATVADFGVARALSTATDERLTATGLILGSPPYLSPEQADPSGVVDGRADLYSLGCVLHEILAGAPPFGNRGAQATLFSHLTEPPPPLRSLRPDVPPAVEAAVLQALAKEPGERFSSAEAFAAALDARAGAARGPRVPHWRPSPRRERRRRAPVALATGAVLALLAIPVIWLLSTSAPTIPGVVVLPFVTAGAAKSAEPGAPPDRWLASSLGLLPVVRVVDAQAVLEGAKDWRKRPVRDVATRARRRGARYLVLGSVLGERLTVEVYAVRGVRQIYTGGAVTGETHAEALDRLALEIVRSVAEAEDLDLGPLDEVASATTSLVALTEVIQGQRLFFRGETDAAVEAYRRAIAADSAFGPAYFRLSMAETWGPRWDYPAALAVAEAGLRKRDRMAPRWVDLLSALRHYARRSTDSAAVQFQKAASENPDLPDALLGLGEFLIHSGGFLGERATVALPTFRRLVAIDSAYAPIAHHIVELALYVDDERLARTYLPRILDADDARACGLAVALRFGGARERATAFDSLRVADLRTVATVVAFFAQDGLNLPLADSVARLLTLPERSPEERARGARWRLAALAGQGRWSQAIAAWDSASGRPPFDSWVIHAWLAGFPAEERAAPMFRWAEAEITRQAPSFVPLLRGEAARRDAQDALRALVHRATLQGDSAEAGRLLAIVRATAPTAAPSDPEPGALQASLNARLALLARDTTAAIIHLEQAVARLPWSTTWYMPLADGATQRLLLAELLRARGDAPAADRQLRSFGQVWLLGDAVFRARVARAREGPGSIRAGRLRDRR, encoded by the coding sequence ATGCAGGCACCGGTGGAACCTTCCCCGCCTCAGGCGCCTGAACTGCGCGACCGGCTGCAAGCTGTGCTGCGGGAGCGTTACGCGGTCGAGTGCGAACTGGGACGGGGCGGGATGGGCACCGTATTCCTGGCGCGTGATCTCAAACACGACCGTCCCGTCGCCATCAAGGTCCTCCATCCGGAGCTGGCGACCGCACTCGGCGCCAAGCGCTTTCTCACCGAAATCCGATTGGCCGCCAATCTGGCTCATCCCCATATCGTCCCGGTCTTCGAAAGCGGCGAGGCGGCCGGATTGCTGTTTTACGTGATGCAATACGTGGAAGGTGAGTCGCTGCGCGACCGCTTGGAGCGTGACGGCCCCCTGCCGGTGGAGGAGGCGGTCCGCATCGCGCTCGACGTGGCCGAGGCCCTCGCCTTCGCGCACGGACGCGAGGTAGTGCACCGCGACATCAAACCGGAGAACATCCTGCTGGCCGGGCACGGGCACGCCACGGTTGCGGACTTCGGCGTCGCACGCGCTCTCTCCACTGCCACCGACGAGCGTCTCACCGCGACGGGGCTGATCCTGGGCTCGCCTCCCTACCTGAGCCCGGAGCAGGCGGACCCGTCCGGCGTGGTAGACGGTCGCGCGGACCTATACAGCCTGGGATGTGTTCTGCACGAGATACTGGCCGGAGCGCCGCCGTTCGGAAACCGTGGGGCTCAGGCCACCCTATTCTCCCACCTGACTGAGCCGCCGCCCCCGCTGCGCTCTCTGCGTCCGGACGTGCCGCCGGCCGTGGAGGCGGCGGTGCTGCAGGCTCTCGCAAAGGAACCGGGCGAGCGCTTCTCCAGCGCAGAGGCGTTCGCGGCCGCCCTCGACGCCCGCGCCGGGGCTGCGAGGGGACCACGAGTGCCGCACTGGCGGCCAAGTCCCCGCCGCGAGCGCCGCCGACGAGCGCCGGTGGCGCTCGCGACGGGGGCGGTGCTGGCGCTGCTCGCGATCCCAGTGATCTGGCTGCTCTCCACGTCGGCGCCTACGATTCCCGGCGTGGTGGTGCTGCCGTTCGTGACGGCAGGAGCCGCCAAGAGCGCGGAACCCGGCGCGCCTCCCGACCGCTGGCTGGCCAGCTCGCTAGGGCTGCTGCCGGTGGTGCGTGTGGTAGACGCGCAGGCGGTGCTCGAGGGCGCGAAAGACTGGCGGAAGCGTCCCGTGAGGGACGTGGCGACGCGGGCCCGGCGGCGCGGCGCGCGCTACCTGGTTCTCGGCTCGGTGCTAGGGGAGCGGCTGACGGTCGAAGTGTACGCCGTGCGGGGAGTCCGGCAGATCTACACCGGCGGGGCGGTGACCGGAGAAACGCACGCCGAGGCGTTGGACCGGCTGGCGCTGGAGATCGTCCGCTCGGTCGCTGAAGCGGAAGACCTGGACTTGGGGCCGCTGGACGAGGTGGCTTCGGCCACGACATCGCTGGTGGCGCTAACCGAGGTTATCCAGGGACAACGGCTCTTCTTCCGGGGAGAAACCGACGCTGCGGTGGAGGCGTACCGCCGCGCCATCGCGGCCGACTCGGCCTTCGGTCCCGCGTACTTCCGCCTGAGCATGGCGGAGACATGGGGCCCCCGCTGGGATTACCCCGCCGCGCTCGCGGTGGCCGAAGCCGGATTGCGCAAACGGGACCGCATGGCTCCCCGCTGGGTGGACCTGCTCAGCGCGCTACGCCACTACGCGCGGCGCAGCACCGATAGCGCAGCGGTACAGTTCCAGAAAGCCGCCTCCGAAAACCCCGATCTTCCAGACGCGCTGCTGGGCTTGGGCGAGTTCCTCATCCACTCCGGCGGGTTCTTGGGAGAACGCGCCACCGTCGCGCTTCCTACCTTTCGCCGGCTGGTCGCCATTGACAGCGCCTACGCCCCCATTGCCCACCATATCGTGGAACTGGCGCTGTACGTTGACGACGAGCGTCTCGCGCGGACATACCTGCCCCGCATCTTGGACGCCGACGATGCGCGCGCGTGCGGTCTGGCGGTCGCCCTGCGCTTCGGCGGTGCCCGAGAGCGCGCGACGGCATTCGACTCCCTGCGCGTCGCGGATCTCCGGACGGTCGCAACCGTGGTCGCCTTCTTCGCGCAGGATGGCCTTAACCTCCCCTTGGCCGATTCGGTGGCGAGGCTTCTCACCCTTCCGGAGCGCAGCCCCGAAGAGCGTGCGCGCGGCGCGCGCTGGCGCTTGGCCGCGCTGGCGGGCCAGGGCCGGTGGTCCCAGGCAATCGCCGCGTGGGATTCCGCGTCTGGACGGCCGCCTTTCGATTCGTGGGTCATCCACGCTTGGCTGGCCGGGTTCCCCGCAGAAGAGCGGGCGGCGCCGATGTTTCGCTGGGCGGAGGCGGAGATCACCAGGCAGGCACCCAGCTTCGTGCCCCTCCTCCGGGGAGAGGCCGCGCGCCGGGATGCGCAAGACGCTTTGCGGGCGCTAGTGCATCGCGCCACCCTTCAGGGAGATTCCGCGGAAGCGGGCAGGCTCCTCGCAATTGTCCGCGCCACCGCTCCCACCGCCGCACCCTCCGACCCCGAGCCGGGCGCACTGCAGGCGTCGCTTAACGCGCGCCTCGCCCTGCTCGCCCGTGATACGACAGCGGCCATCATCCACCTGGAACAGGCGGTGGCGCGACTCCCATGGTCCACGACGTGGTACATGCCCTTGGCCGACGGCGCGACGCAACGGCTCTTGCTTGCCGAACTGCTGCGGGCGCGGGGGGATGCTCCGGCCGCGGATCGACAGCTGAGGTCGTTCGGCCAGGTGTGGTTACTCGGGGACGCCGTGTTCCGCGCCCGGGTGGCGAGAGCGCGCGAGGGGCCTGGGAGCATACGCGCCGGACGGCTAAGGGACCGTCGCTGA
- a CDS encoding protein kinase, which produces MSGDPVQPRRLALLALLAVAGEAGVMREKVLGYLWADHPSPRAILNESLFVLRGALGKSAILSVGDALRLNPREVWTDVGALQEHLAAGALREAVELYRGPFLDAFYVRGAADFEQWVGREQDRLRHEVGRALETLAEQAENAGDHVGAAECWRRRVLYEEFSVRVAMRYVEALVRTGEPLLAVRFAAGFSERMRRELGVDPEPSVEDHARALVAGVRPEGGRAPAGGAGAGVRGPETAGGAADTLPGLDEELEILGMIDEGSVARVYLARERTLRRTVALKVLSPLLAGDVTARARFEREAVAAAGIQHPNVAPVYRTGRLAGGIPYLVMPYFRGGSLQARLAAAGPLPVDEARRYLGQIAAGLAAAHRLGTVHRDVRPANVVYDPETHRVVLIDFGLAAVRDEARLTRPGERLGNPAYISPEQLRGDDVTDRADVYSLGLVAFEMLTGRLPFDAATPVQMMRAHAQQEPRRVRELRPEVDAELDELIALCLCKRPEERPLAADVAEGVGR; this is translated from the coding sequence GTGTCCGGCGATCCCGTGCAGCCCCGCAGGCTGGCGCTCCTGGCGCTGCTCGCCGTCGCTGGCGAGGCGGGGGTCATGCGCGAAAAGGTGCTCGGGTACCTGTGGGCCGACCACCCGTCTCCCCGCGCCATCCTGAACGAGTCGCTGTTCGTGCTGCGGGGCGCGCTGGGGAAGTCCGCCATCCTGAGCGTGGGAGACGCGCTGCGGCTCAACCCGCGGGAGGTCTGGACCGACGTGGGAGCCCTGCAGGAGCACTTGGCGGCTGGGGCGCTGCGCGAGGCGGTGGAGCTTTACCGCGGCCCGTTCCTAGACGCGTTCTACGTCCGGGGAGCGGCCGACTTCGAGCAGTGGGTGGGGCGCGAGCAGGACCGGCTACGGCACGAGGTGGGGCGCGCGCTGGAGACGCTGGCGGAGCAGGCGGAGAACGCCGGTGACCACGTGGGCGCCGCGGAGTGCTGGCGCCGCCGGGTGCTGTACGAAGAGTTCAGCGTGCGCGTGGCGATGAGGTACGTGGAGGCACTGGTGCGGACCGGGGAGCCCCTGCTGGCGGTGCGCTTCGCCGCCGGCTTCAGCGAACGGATGCGCCGCGAGTTGGGTGTCGACCCCGAGCCTTCGGTAGAGGACCATGCGCGCGCGCTCGTCGCCGGAGTGCGGCCGGAGGGCGGGCGCGCGCCGGCGGGCGGTGCCGGGGCCGGCGTGCGGGGACCAGAGACGGCCGGGGGCGCGGCGGACACGCTGCCGGGCCTGGATGAGGAGCTGGAGATCCTGGGGATGATCGACGAGGGTAGTGTCGCACGCGTGTACCTGGCGCGAGAGCGCACGCTGCGCCGCACGGTCGCGCTGAAGGTGCTCTCTCCCCTCCTGGCCGGCGACGTCACGGCCCGCGCGCGCTTTGAGCGCGAGGCTGTGGCCGCCGCCGGCATCCAGCATCCCAACGTTGCGCCCGTCTACCGCACGGGACGGCTAGCGGGCGGGATTCCATACCTGGTGATGCCCTACTTCCGCGGTGGATCACTGCAGGCGCGGCTCGCCGCCGCTGGTCCGCTGCCGGTGGACGAGGCCCGCCGCTACCTCGGGCAGATCGCGGCCGGCCTCGCGGCGGCGCACCGCTTGGGGACGGTGCACCGCGACGTCCGCCCGGCCAACGTCGTTTACGACCCCGAGACCCACCGCGTGGTGCTAATCGACTTCGGCCTCGCCGCCGTGCGCGACGAGGCGCGCCTTACCCGACCCGGCGAGCGCCTGGGGAACCCGGCGTACATCAGCCCCGAGCAGCTGCGCGGTGACGATGTGACTGACCGTGCGGACGTTTACAGTCTGGGGCTCGTGGCCTTCGAGATGCTTACCGGGCGCCTTCCCTTTGACGCAGCCACCCCGGTGCAGATGATGCGCGCGCACGCGCAGCAGGAGCCGCGGCGGGTGCGGGAGCTGCGGCCGGAGGTCGATGCGGAACTGGATGAGCTGATCGCTCTGTGCCTCTGCAAGCGTCCCGAGGAGCGCCCGCTCGCGGCGGACGTGGCGGAGGGGGTGGGGCGGTAG
- a CDS encoding helix-turn-helix transcriptional regulator has product MVRFPESAKQGSRAAPLDLPSRLHIPAPPDPAHAPSLLLAIDTLDLPFAFFGRGGDLQHASPAFRHCLTEEPFAAMPGEVQRFASAIWGMVNVRRLGQVIERLEERSIPLACGECRMQGTYVGLDLFGTGASVLVAVRIPPVVPYSCERLRQRFGLTRKQSRVARLLAEGLRNAEIAKRLFISPHTARHHVEQIRLKVGGHTRAAVAARILQVETTTAE; this is encoded by the coding sequence ATGGTCAGGTTTCCGGAATCGGCAAAGCAGGGTAGTCGCGCCGCTCCCCTCGACCTCCCGTCCCGCCTGCACATTCCGGCACCGCCAGACCCGGCCCACGCGCCCAGCCTGCTTCTGGCCATCGACACGCTGGACCTACCGTTCGCCTTTTTTGGCCGCGGAGGTGACCTCCAGCATGCCAGCCCGGCGTTCCGCCACTGCCTGACGGAGGAGCCCTTTGCGGCGATGCCAGGAGAAGTCCAGCGGTTTGCCTCGGCTATATGGGGGATGGTGAACGTCCGGCGGCTGGGGCAGGTGATCGAGCGACTGGAGGAGCGATCAATCCCGCTGGCGTGCGGCGAGTGCCGCATGCAGGGCACCTATGTGGGGCTGGACCTTTTCGGTACAGGTGCGAGCGTGCTGGTAGCGGTGCGAATTCCACCGGTGGTTCCGTACTCGTGCGAACGGTTGCGCCAGCGCTTCGGGCTTACGCGAAAGCAGAGCCGGGTCGCGCGGTTGCTGGCTGAGGGGTTGCGCAACGCCGAGATCGCCAAGCGGCTATTCATCAGCCCGCACACCGCGCGGCACCACGTCGAGCAAATCCGGCTGAAGGTGGGCGGCCATACACGCGCCGCGGTCGCCGCCCGCATCCTTCAAGTAGAGACGACCACGGCGGAGTGA
- a CDS encoding VTT domain-containing protein, whose amino-acid sequence MKYYFIAFGGICAVILAMFGIAQAMGLAVLEDPGPLLGRGGAATALAITALLVADVFIPVPSSLLMIANGAFFGIAGGTALTLTGATGAAILGWGVGCWGSRSAERFIPAAERMRALAMVERWGILAVIVSRPVPILAEAVAIAAGLTGMRFRELLPAAVLGNLPAALLYAATGAEAARLDSTVLVFGAVLGVAGLAWWIGRRGLVSLGPSRNRPDSLHRTENTQQ is encoded by the coding sequence GTGAAATACTACTTCATTGCCTTTGGGGGCATCTGCGCGGTCATACTTGCTATGTTCGGGATTGCCCAGGCTATGGGCCTCGCCGTGCTAGAAGACCCCGGACCGTTGCTTGGCCGCGGTGGAGCTGCCACTGCGCTGGCAATTACCGCTTTGCTCGTCGCGGACGTATTCATTCCTGTTCCTTCCAGCCTTTTGATGATTGCTAATGGCGCGTTTTTTGGAATTGCAGGGGGGACGGCGCTCACGCTGACCGGAGCGACAGGAGCCGCTATACTCGGCTGGGGTGTCGGGTGCTGGGGTTCGCGCTCGGCAGAGCGGTTCATCCCCGCTGCGGAAAGGATGCGGGCGCTGGCAATGGTGGAGCGCTGGGGCATTCTGGCCGTAATCGTCTCGCGCCCGGTGCCAATTCTGGCTGAAGCGGTCGCCATCGCCGCTGGGCTGACAGGTATGCGTTTCCGGGAACTGCTGCCTGCTGCTGTACTCGGGAATCTTCCGGCAGCGCTGCTCTACGCCGCCACGGGAGCCGAGGCGGCGCGACTGGACAGCACGGTGCTGGTATTCGGGGCGGTTCTAGGTGTCGCTGGCCTGGCGTGGTGGATTGGGAGGCGAGGTCTTGTTAGCCTTGGGCCCTCCCGCAACCGGCCTGATTCGCTTCATCGGACTGAGAACACCCAGCAATAG